The window ACGGCATTGTTTACTCATGTTATGATACCTTCCTTAAAATAGCAGGTATCTCAAAAATGCCTTCAGGAAGAGATTTTGGAGAATATTTACTCTATAGAGATAATAAAAATATACTTATAGAAGTGAAAAAAGGTGGGCATACCATCCCTCATCCAAAAACTAGCTGGCCTCCGATTTTAGGTAATGTTGCAAATTTTAATTCCACAGAAATAATCTGGAAATACTTTAAAAAAATTATAGACGGAGATATTTAAGTCCCCTAACGGGGATTTTTAAATAATTTTTTATAAAAAGCCCTATATAAAAAAATATAGAAAATTATCTTCCCAGCTTACTGTATAAAGACTCCTGCTGCTTTGTTGTGAAGTCAAAATAAATCATTGTATTGTCAACATTTCTGTGTCCGAGTATATACTGAACTTCTTTTATATCTAGTCCTTCTTCTGCCATATGGACCCCAGATGTATGCTTTATAGTATGAAAGTGTGCTTTTTCCATGGGGAGGGCAGCAGATTTAAAATATTTTTTACATATTTTATTCAGTGTGAATTTAGTTATTGGTAATTTTTTTCTGCTGAGGAAAATATAAGGCGAATCATTGGGGTATCTCTCCATGAAGTTTTCTAAAAGTATAGAGGTATCCTGAGTTAGTTTCACAGTGTTATTCCGACTTCCCTTTAATCTTCTGCAGAACATCTCTCTTTTATCACTAAAGAAATCCTCTTTTTTTATACTTCCAACTTCAGATGCACGAAGTCCACATTCAAATGCTATCAAAAATAAAAGTTTATCCCTCATCCAAAAATAATCTCCGTTATTTTCTATGGTTTTTATAAGATGTTGGAATTCTTCGTAACGAAGATACTTAATGTCTCTGTTGGCTGTTCGCTTCTTTTTTCGTCTTATTTTTTTTAGTTCTTCCTTCAACTGTTTTATCTTATCTTCTAAAAGGGTATAAATGACGATATTACTTCTATTCTTATTTAGCTCTTCTTCTAGCTGTTTTATCTGTAGTTCCAATTCCATGTTGAGTCCCCCTTTTTAAAAATCACATTATTTTTTGAAATATTTCTTCATATATTTCTTTTTTTCTCTGTTCACTTAATCTTTTTTGAGTTGTATATTTCTCTTCTGATATTGCTTTAAAATATTTCTTGTCAATTTCACTTAAGGTTATCCATTCATCAACATAAATGAAAAGATTTCCATTTTTTGTTACTGTTTTTCGTCGTGTCGATCCAATCGCTACACAATATTTTTCATTTGTAGCTTTACAGGATGCTTTTACAGATGAGTATACCTTTTCTGTTCTTGCATTGATGACTTCTCTTATCTTTCTATTATTAGTTCTTTCAAAATTTTTTAATCCTTTAGTATTATAACCATATGTTGTTGATGTAGTGTCAAATGTTTTTATATAATCAAGTTCTTTTATAAAAGCTTCAGAACGACTTTCTAGTTGTTCTAAAATTTCCCATTTCAAATTTTTTATTCCCCAGTCTCTAATGGCATTATATAGAG is drawn from Ilyobacter polytropus DSM 2926 and contains these coding sequences:
- a CDS encoding tyrosine-type recombinase/integrase, whose translation is MELELQIKQLEEELNKNRSNIVIYTLLEDKIKQLKEELKKIRRKKKRTANRDIKYLRYEEFQHLIKTIENNGDYFWMRDKLLFLIAFECGLRASEVGSIKKEDFFSDKREMFCRRLKGSRNNTVKLTQDTSILLENFMERYPNDSPYIFLSRKKLPITKFTLNKICKKYFKSAALPMEKAHFHTIKHTSGVHMAEEGLDIKEVQYILGHRNVDNTMIYFDFTTKQQESLYSKLGR
- a CDS encoding GIY-YIG nuclease family protein, which translates into the protein MFFIYAIIFPNKKKYIGLTTDFKQRKYTHINNAHKGVNNPLYNAIRDWGIKNLKWEILEQLESRSEAFIKELDYIKTFDTTSTTYGYNTKGLKNFERTNNRKIREVINARTEKVYSSVKASCKATNEKYCVAIGSTRRKTVTKNGNLFIYVDEWITLSEIDKKYFKAISEEKYTTQKRLSEQRKKEIYEEIFQKIM